From Actinomyces sp. oral taxon 171 str. F0337, one genomic window encodes:
- a CDS encoding type II toxin-antitoxin system RelE/ParE family toxin encodes MSAEIVYSTDALIDLDEAWDFTVEISGDPDLAFQQVDALLEAVEGARSYPLAGSRLDVVVGTPTDSRYVVAGRLLAVYSIEEHFIRVDRIFDARQDWVSVLVRRG; translated from the coding sequence ATGAGTGCTGAGATCGTCTACTCCACTGATGCTCTCATTGATCTTGATGAGGCCTGGGATTTCACGGTTGAGATCTCCGGTGACCCGGACTTAGCGTTTCAGCAGGTGGATGCCCTGCTTGAGGCGGTCGAAGGGGCTCGTAGCTACCCGTTGGCCGGGAGTAGGTTGGATGTTGTTGTTGGCACGCCAACTGACAGTCGCTATGTTGTGGCTGGTCGTCTGCTGGCTGTTTACAGCATTGAAGAGCACTTCATTCGGGTGGATCGGATCTTCGATGCTCGGCAGGATTGGGTCTCTGTGCTCGTCCGGCGTGGCTGA
- a CDS encoding carboxymuconolactone decarboxylase family protein, translating into MALTPQARETFTRLFGVEPQPHPTDPELFDILQNGIFDEAFSTGVLTDVERELLTITALTSMQTLPQLRAHVGAALNIGTSPLQLRETIYQCAPLHRLPQDPQRHRHRQRGLRGQRHLPAPGERRRRRRH; encoded by the coding sequence ATGGCGCTGACACCTCAAGCACGTGAGACCTTCACCAGGCTGTTCGGGGTGGAGCCCCAACCCCACCCCACGGACCCCGAGCTGTTCGACATCCTCCAGAACGGGATCTTCGACGAGGCCTTCTCCACCGGAGTCCTCACCGACGTCGAGCGCGAGCTGCTCACCATCACCGCCCTGACCTCCATGCAGACCCTCCCGCAGCTGAGGGCTCACGTGGGCGCCGCCCTCAACATCGGCACCAGCCCGCTCCAGCTGCGCGAGACCATCTACCAGTGCGCCCCCCTACATCGGCTTCCCCAAGACCCTCAACGCCATCGACATCGCCAACGGGGTCTTCGAGGCCAACGACATCTCCCTGCCCCTGGAGAACGCCGGCGCCGTCGACGCCACTGA
- a CDS encoding glycoside hydrolase family 3 protein: MDTHETDHLAAVRALAPECMVLLRSDDAFPLTEPGEIALFGSGARHTIKGGTGSGDVNSRHVTTIEEGLEAAGFTIVTRPWLEAYDRVRAQAHQDFIADIRAEAAKRGVPAIMVGMGSVMPEPEYTIPLDIQADTDPRTAVYVLARTSGEGSDRSPEAGDLRLTDTEIRDILALNGRFERFLLVLNVGGVVDLSPLGDVANILLLSQLGATVGDAFTDVLLGRAYPSGKLTTTWAAWDEDDQIGDFGDPDDTHYREGIYVGYRLYDSVGKEPLVPFGFGLGYTTFDVETRQVSLDGARVSIDVDVTNTGDYPGKETVQVYASVPAGHLDQPLQALAGFTKTGEIAPGATARITVDVDLTDLASYDEATRATILEAGHYLLRVGTSSRHLSPVAVVELAQDATVRCLAGDLGQPGFTDWKPEVPAVLDIPTGLPVLDVDPAHLRRSDVAKPTEQAAPEDFSQALTQARGLSDDELIHTVLGDYRSGEESGSIVGASSTTVIGAAGQTTTRIPGLPSIIMADGPAGLRLAPTYGVDAEGPFSLRDSSLPATFLELMDDAGREALGIADEPEPREPAEIREQYTTAIPIGTALAQSWNPALAESLGDVVGAEMERFGIHLWLAPAFNLHRSVLCGRNFEYLSEDPLLAGRIAAGITRGVQARPGRGVTIKHLACNNQETNRLNSNSRVSPRALRDLYLRAFEICVRQARPAAVMTSYNLINGVHTSESAQLLEVILRQEWAFDGLVMTDWVVDGMTRSDMKHPRATAAATIKAGNELFMPGGETDREDLLAALERGSEGGGGESDCDAEPVDGAVGLTRAELEKQAARVIHAARRIATISTS, translated from the coding sequence ATGGACACCCATGAGACCGACCACCTCGCCGCCGTCCGCGCTCTCGCCCCCGAGTGCATGGTGCTGCTGCGCTCCGACGACGCCTTCCCCCTGACTGAGCCGGGCGAGATCGCCCTGTTCGGCTCCGGTGCGCGGCACACCATCAAGGGCGGCACCGGCAGCGGAGACGTCAACTCCCGCCACGTCACCACCATCGAGGAGGGCCTGGAGGCGGCCGGCTTCACCATCGTCACCCGGCCCTGGCTGGAGGCCTACGACCGTGTCCGAGCTCAGGCCCACCAGGACTTCATCGCCGATATCAGGGCCGAGGCCGCCAAGCGCGGCGTCCCCGCCATCATGGTCGGCATGGGCTCGGTCATGCCCGAGCCGGAGTACACGATCCCCCTCGATATCCAGGCCGACACCGACCCGCGTACAGCCGTCTACGTCCTGGCCCGAACCTCTGGGGAAGGCAGTGACCGCAGCCCCGAGGCCGGAGACCTCAGGCTCACCGACACCGAGATCCGTGACATCCTCGCCCTCAATGGGCGCTTCGAGCGGTTCCTCCTCGTGCTCAACGTGGGCGGCGTCGTCGACCTCAGCCCGCTGGGCGACGTTGCCAACATCCTCCTGCTCTCCCAGCTCGGCGCGACCGTCGGCGACGCCTTCACCGACGTTCTTCTGGGGCGGGCCTACCCCTCCGGAAAGCTCACCACCACCTGGGCCGCCTGGGACGAGGACGACCAGATCGGCGACTTCGGCGACCCGGACGACACCCACTACCGCGAGGGCATCTACGTCGGCTACCGCCTCTATGACTCAGTCGGCAAGGAACCGCTCGTCCCCTTCGGATTCGGCCTGGGCTACACGACCTTCGACGTCGAAACCCGCCAGGTGAGCCTTGACGGCGCCCGCGTGAGCATCGATGTCGACGTCACCAACACCGGCGATTACCCGGGCAAGGAGACCGTCCAGGTCTACGCCAGTGTGCCGGCCGGACACCTCGACCAGCCCCTCCAGGCGCTGGCCGGCTTCACCAAGACCGGTGAGATTGCCCCCGGCGCCACGGCACGGATCACCGTCGACGTCGACCTGACCGACCTGGCCTCTTATGACGAGGCCACCCGTGCCACGATCCTGGAGGCCGGCCACTACCTGCTGCGGGTGGGAACCTCCAGCCGGCACCTGAGCCCCGTCGCCGTCGTCGAGCTCGCCCAGGACGCAACCGTGCGATGCCTGGCCGGAGACCTGGGGCAACCCGGCTTCACGGACTGGAAGCCCGAGGTCCCGGCGGTCCTCGACATCCCGACTGGCCTGCCGGTGCTCGACGTCGACCCGGCCCACCTGCGCCGGTCGGACGTCGCCAAGCCCACTGAGCAGGCCGCGCCGGAGGACTTCAGCCAGGCCCTCACCCAGGCCCGGGGGCTCTCCGACGACGAGCTCATCCATACCGTTCTGGGGGACTACCGCAGCGGCGAGGAGTCCGGCTCCATCGTCGGGGCGTCCTCTACCACCGTCATCGGTGCGGCGGGCCAGACCACCACCCGGATCCCCGGACTGCCCAGCATCATCATGGCTGACGGCCCCGCTGGCCTGCGCCTGGCCCCCACCTACGGCGTCGACGCCGAGGGCCCCTTCTCCCTGAGAGACTCCAGCCTGCCCGCCACCTTCCTCGAGCTCATGGACGATGCCGGACGCGAGGCCCTCGGCATCGCCGACGAGCCCGAACCCCGCGAACCCGCCGAGATCCGCGAGCAGTACACCACCGCCATCCCCATCGGCACCGCGCTCGCCCAGTCCTGGAACCCGGCACTCGCCGAGAGTCTCGGCGACGTCGTCGGAGCCGAGATGGAGCGCTTCGGCATCCACCTCTGGCTCGCCCCCGCCTTCAACCTGCACCGCAGCGTCTTGTGCGGACGCAACTTCGAGTACCTCTCCGAGGACCCGCTGCTGGCCGGACGCATCGCCGCCGGCATCACCCGCGGCGTCCAGGCCCGCCCGGGGCGGGGCGTGACCATCAAGCATCTGGCCTGCAACAACCAGGAGACCAACCGCCTCAACTCCAACAGCCGGGTCAGCCCCCGAGCCCTGCGCGACCTCTACCTGCGCGCCTTCGAGATCTGCGTACGCCAGGCCCGGCCCGCCGCCGTCATGACCTCCTACAACCTCATCAACGGCGTCCACACATCCGAGTCGGCCCAGCTGCTCGAGGTGATCCTGCGCCAGGAGTGGGCCTTCGACGGCCTGGTCATGACCGACTGGGTCGTCGACGGCATGACCCGCAGCGACATGAAGCACCCGCGTGCCACCGCAGCCGCCACCATCAAGGCCGGCAACGAGCTCTTCATGCCCGGAGGCGAGACGGACCGGGAGGACCTCCTGGCAGCCCTGGAGCGGGGGAGCGAAGGCGGAGGTGGCGAGTCAGACTGCGATGCCGAGCCGGTCGACGGCGCTGTCGGCCTGACGCGCGCCGAGCTCGAGAAGCAGGCCGCCCGCGTCATCCACGCGGCTCGGAGGATAGCCACGATCTCGACATCCTGA
- a CDS encoding type II toxin-antitoxin system prevent-host-death family antitoxin, with amino-acid sequence MPTIKPVSDLRSYTDVLKDVAEDSPVFLTKNGHGRYVLLDMKDYDRIKAGRRLLREVEAGRISGEEQGWVSAADVRAHFVARRDSAHEC; translated from the coding sequence ATGCCGACGATCAAGCCAGTATCAGATCTGAGGAGCTACACCGACGTTCTCAAGGATGTTGCGGAGGACTCGCCTGTTTTCCTCACCAAGAATGGTCATGGGAGGTACGTCCTTCTCGATATGAAGGACTATGACCGCATTAAGGCGGGTCGTCGTCTCCTCCGAGAGGTCGAGGCGGGCCGGATTTCTGGTGAGGAGCAAGGGTGGGTTAGTGCTGCAGACGTGCGTGCGCACTTCGTCGCACGGCGGGATTCCGCCCATGAGTGCTGA